The sequence TACGGCTACACTTCGATGCATTCCGCCGCACTCAACGAATTCTCCAATTGCGTAATTCTTCTGATACAAAATGGCGGTGACGTCACTGCCAGAACTAAGGGTGGCATTTCTGCCTTGAACTTCATCAGCAAGAAAACACCGGAAGTGATTCCTATATATATTTCCAGGTCAGGACTAGCTTAATacggattttttttgtatattcgTTAAATGAACGTGCTTCAAAATGCAAACGAGTACTTTTTATGCAGATTCGATAATGCTATTCGACTCAACGCGCACGATATCGGAGATGTGGATTGTCAGCTCAAAATGGATTTTCGTATCCTCGTCCCCACCATGGGAAGCCAAGAAACCTCCCTTTTGACCAATTTCATCGAAGTTGGACAAAAACAGGTGCTGGAGCATCCTCTATGCGAGACATTTCTGCTGCGCAAATGGCGCATCATCAGAGTTTTTTTCCTGTTCAGCCTGCTCTACCAAACAGTGTTTGTGCTGCTGTTTTCCAGTTACATCAAAGGGGTATACCTCCAGGACTGCCCTTCGGCCCGGAAAGCTAGACCAAGATTGCCCATTTCGAGATTACGTAATGGCACCAGCACCGAGGGGACCTTCCCTAGTTGCCTAGCAGAAGACGTTTATGTCAATCTAGGATTCGGACTACTGACGCTCAATATTTTGTTGATGATCAAGGAATTGTTCCAGATTTTACACAGCAGCAGAACATACGTTTTGGAGTGGGAGAATTACTTACAATGGGCGATAATCATTAGTGTGTTCACTTGCGTGCGGCCCATGTATGGTGTAAACATCACCAAGCAACTCTACAATTGGCAACATGTGGTAGCGGCTTTTAGTATTCTCTTGGCCTGGGTAGAGTTGTTGATGATCGTAGCCAGATTCCCTATTTTTGGCGTGTATGTGCAAATGTTTACCACAGTTGCCATCAATTTCTTCAAGTTCATGCTGACCTACCTGTGCCTGATCATTGGGTTCACCCTCTGCTTTGGAGTAATCTTTGCGAACTACCCCTCATTTAATCAATTGCTCCTGGTCTTTTTCAAAGTAATCATAATGATGTCTGGGGAATTAGAATATGAAGATGTCTTCTTCTCAGATGTATTCCCCATTAAATACCCTTATACAGCCCACATAGCCTATTTAGTGTTTGTCACTTTAGTCACCATAGTTCTGTCTAATTTAATGGTGGGTTTGGCAGTAAACGATATTCAAGGTTTACAGAAGAGCGCTAGATTAGACAGATTAGTCAGGCAGGTGCGATTAATGGCCCACTTAGAAAACATGCTGTTCAGTGAACTATTGAAATGGGTCCCCCCTAAAATAAAGGCAATTTTGCACTCTAGAGCGCTGCTTTTGAAGACCCAAAGAGACTTCACGTTGGATATCAAACCCAATGACCCGAGAGAAAGTAAAATACCcaagaatttaattgaaagtgCCTTTCAAGTTGCTGTTAATAATAAAGAGACAAAATCCAAACGCAAATCATTCAATAGGAATACTTATGGGCAGAGGAGCTGCTATGTCAAAGAGGGTTTGTCCAAAAAGGACTCAAAATTGGGGCAGATTGAAGACGATTTTATcagtgaaattaataaaattatcaagcagagatttgaaaaaatcaaacagGATTTggcaacaaaaaatatgagCAAATGACCCAATCACTCCCATTCATGagtacaataaaaatgaaacttttgtACCCTAATATGCATGTGcttatttatgaataaataaagtagtaattaataaataaaagtcatatttattgaaatttagaaaaccCTCTTAAATGGCATtgtaaaaaaggaatttttagaaaatcagTGACTTCGCAAACAGATCCTCTATGCTGACGAATTACTGAGAAATAATCACCTATTTATTGCACATAAACTCACAAAATTATAACTTGATTGATCAAGGAACAGAGGTACAATGAAGTCTCATTTACTGCCGCTACAAGACCCacgtaaaaatattgtaaaaaaatacattttcaaaaactatcaTCTTTCAAACAGATTTTCTAGGTCAATAAATTTCTGGGgaaataataactaatttaCTGCATTAAGCAAACAAAACAGTAACTTGATTGGTCAAGAAACAGAGGCGTAGTAAGGTTACATTTATTGtcactaaatatttttgaaaatgctaatgttctgaaattaattttcttcgaactgataattttatggaatttctCATACATTTATAAGccaattaatttctttttaaatcataatGCCCTAATACTTAGAACAACTAGATTGATTTCTTACCAACAAATCGCAGCTAAAACTCTCGCCATTGTCTAAACTCACTCGACAAACTGTCTCATTGTGTTGAGGTAGTATGTAGTCTTTGACTTTGGCCTCAAATCTGATCTGaagattttcacatttcttggCTTCTTCCCCCACTGCCGCCAACAGTAAATCATTTTCCACAACATAAGACACTGTCTCAGTATGCTCAGGTTTTCCGAAAGTAATTGACGTGTCAGATAGTGCGTCCCATACCTATATTTGATGTTCATggattacaaattaaatttttttcgtaatctGACCTGTAGCCTTTTGACAGTAGCGAATCTATTCTTCTCTATAAAATTCCAAGCTCCGATTTGATTCAGAAGGTTTTGAGTACCAGGGTTGATTGACACAACTCTGTTGCTGTATTCTTCAGGTGAATTCCATGGTTTGCTTTTGCTCGCTTCAAGCAAAAGGATCTTCTTGTTGCTCAGTTTGGGGTTTTTGCCTAAAAATGCCCATAACGACccgatttttattt comes from Euwallacea similis isolate ESF13 chromosome 9, ESF131.1, whole genome shotgun sequence and encodes:
- the pyx gene encoding transient receptor potential channel pyrexia — protein: MKRSEFSDLPFTYKDAKLQWVDVNVNIEDSFEITSEEGSASECGSEPQSRAIPVLQIWDPNVLKNDLQNLPQGEELKEFIAKDAMSAILTKNRETAFLLAAWMGKVNVLRILTNEGVSLNTKDKQGRTALHLASYAGHCDCVWLLLQNGAQTDVQDKQMAATPLHCAASMGHLGCLKLLIKHGAGVNVGIEKRSPLHYAVQNLAVDCAKELLENNAIPNTPQVFSEAPLHVAAALGSVEAIKLLLHYGAAINVQSGEEKLTPLHFAAEQGYPACVQLLIEAGAFVNATNKKMQTPLHLAVLSQCLETSELLLQKGADPNAADCDGRTPLHCSTVNVQRSCECVRTLLRFGADPNLPDAYGYTSMHSAALNEFSNCVILLIQNGGDVTARTKGGISALNFISKKTPEVIPIYISRFDNAIRLNAHDIGDVDCQLKMDFRILVPTMGSQETSLLTNFIEVGQKQVLEHPLCETFLLRKWRIIRVFFLFSLLYQTVFVLLFSSYIKGVYLQDCPSARKARPRLPISRLRNGTSTEGTFPSCLAEDVYVNLGFGLLTLNILLMIKELFQILHSSRTYVLEWENYLQWAIIISVFTCVRPMYGVNITKQLYNWQHVVAAFSILLAWVELLMIVARFPIFGVYVQMFTTVAINFFKFMLTYLCLIIGFTLCFGVIFANYPSFNQLLLVFFKVIIMMSGELEYEDVFFSDVFPIKYPYTAHIAYLVFVTLVTIVLSNLMVGLAVNDIQGLQKSARLDRLVRQVRLMAHLENMLFSELLKWVPPKIKAILHSRALLLKTQRDFTLDIKPNDPRESKIPKNLIESAFQVAVNNKETKSKRKSFNRNTYGQRSCYVKEGLSKKDSKLGQIEDDFISEINKIIKQRFEKIKQDLATKNMSK